The following proteins are encoded in a genomic region of Phalacrocorax carbo chromosome W unlocalized genomic scaffold, bPhaCar2.1 SUPER_W_unloc_4, whole genome shotgun sequence:
- the LOC135310881 gene encoding vasculin-like: MAQHDFAPAWLNFPTLPSSTKSSLNFEKHSENFLWTENHYEASHRRHNSLDEFDPNVGWPNGGHFGKKEKNGWRSQGRNGTENINYRGGYHGGGSCTRTSAFHCGKGQGLPENNVSDNETGKKEDKEMPKQFEAEDFPSLNPEYERTTSQNKSLVAGVWEYPLNPKSRSPRMLVIKKGGTKELQISGFPVVGSLHSQPVKNRTGTSVYKGLAPKTAIPPAKPTQWKSQAKENKLGNPFSHESAYGIGNFSPFRRTAKAFTVSQNSVKECNWSNSSSPTDKVGQPRLTKLTRTRTDKKSEFLKALKQGRVEEEREDEKHAGQEKVVLFIPIVDPAVTVLRLTINNYLFGCKQLLSHGLDT; encoded by the exons ATGGCGCAGCATGACTTCGCTCCAGCCTGGCTTAATTTTCCTACTCTGCCATCATCAACAAAG TCATCACTGAACTTTGAGAAACATTCTGAAAATTTTTTGTGGACAGAGAATCATTATGAAGCAAGTCACAGAAGACACAACTCTTTAGATGAGTTTGATCCTAACGTTGGATGGCCTAATGGAG ggcattttgggaaaaaagagaagaatggtTGGCGTTCACAAGGCAGAAATGgtacagaaaatataaactaTCGTGGGGGATACCATGGTGGAGGTTCCTGCACTCGTACCAGCGCTTTCCACTGTGGAAAAGGCCAAGGACTGCCTGAAAACAATGTATCTGATAATGAAActgggaaaaaggaagacaaggaaATGCCCAAACAGTTTGAGGCTGAGGATTTT ccATCTTTGAATCCTGAATATGAGAGAACAACAAGCCAGAATAAGTCTTTAGTGGCAGGTGTGTGGG AGTACCCTTTGAATCCTAAATCTAGATCTCCAAGAATGCTGGTCATTAAAAAGGGCGGTACAAAAGAACTGCAGATATCTGGATTCCCTGTAGTAGGAAGTCTTCATTCACAGCCAGTAAAGAATAGAACTGGCACAAGTGTTTATAAAGGATTAGCCCCTAAAACTGCTATTCCACCCGCAAAG CCTACGCAGTGGAAAAgccaagcaaaagaaaataaacttggGAATCCATTTTCTCATGAATCTGCATATGGTATTGGCAATTTCAGTCCTTTCAGAAGAACTGCCAAGGCATTTACTGTATCACAGAATTCAGTGAAAGAG tgtAATTGGTCAAATTCGTCATCCCCTACTGACAAAGTTGGTCAGCCTCGTTTAACAAAATTGACAAGAACACGGACTGATAAGAAGAGTGaatttctgaaagcattgaAACAAGGTAGAGTTGAAGAGGAACGTGAGGATGAGAAGCACGCTGGGCAAGAGAAGGTAGTTTTGTTCATACCTATTGTAGATCCAGCAGTAACAGTTCTCAGACTGACCATAAACAACTACTTATTTGGCTGTAAACAGTTATTAAGTCATGGCCTTGATACCTAA